In the Kaistella sp. 97-N-M2 genome, one interval contains:
- a CDS encoding glycoside hydrolase family 28 protein: MLKIEKSIKEPVFKNKVYNILDFGAVADGKTMATASIKKAIETCSKNGGGMVLVPAGKFLSGPIHLESNVNLHVSEGAEILFSTNPQDFYPLVHTSFEGMELMNYSPLIYGKNKKNIAITGKGTLNGQASSANWWPWKGKTSEGSIYGWNPGDPSQLDKGNLPVLMDMAENNVPLEQRIFGNGHYLRPNFIEPFECENVLIKDVNIINAPFWIIHPLKSKNVIVDGVNIKSHGPNNDGCDPEYSQNVLIKNTTFNTGDDCIAIKAGRDAEGRRVGIMTENVIVRDCKMIDGHGGVVIGSEMSAGVKNVFVYNCFMDSPLLDRAIRLKTNTRRGGTVDGFYVKNLTVGQVKEAVLHITMNYAIYGDQKGNNIPTIKNIFLEDVKVKNGGKYAIFAEGLDQSKIQNITFKNVTIDKVAENFKLKNVENLKLINTTINNQKIEKP; this comes from the coding sequence ATGCTGAAAATTGAAAAAAGTATTAAAGAGCCTGTTTTCAAAAATAAAGTATATAATATTTTAGATTTTGGTGCTGTGGCTGATGGCAAAACAATGGCTACGGCGAGTATTAAAAAAGCAATTGAAACCTGCTCAAAAAATGGAGGCGGAATGGTTTTGGTTCCGGCGGGCAAATTTTTAAGCGGCCCAATTCATCTGGAAAGCAATGTGAATCTTCATGTTTCCGAAGGTGCGGAAATTTTGTTCAGCACAAACCCGCAGGATTTTTATCCTTTGGTGCATACTTCCTTTGAAGGAATGGAATTAATGAACTACTCACCTTTAATCTACGGAAAAAATAAAAAGAATATTGCAATCACCGGAAAAGGAACTTTAAACGGACAGGCGAGCAGCGCAAACTGGTGGCCCTGGAAAGGTAAAACTTCGGAAGGTTCTATTTACGGCTGGAATCCCGGCGACCCGAGTCAGTTGGACAAAGGAAATTTGCCTGTTTTGATGGATATGGCAGAAAACAATGTGCCGCTGGAGCAACGCATTTTTGGAAACGGGCATTATTTACGGCCTAATTTCATCGAGCCTTTTGAGTGTGAAAATGTATTAATTAAAGACGTCAATATCATCAATGCGCCTTTCTGGATTATTCATCCTTTAAAATCGAAAAACGTAATTGTTGACGGTGTAAATATTAAAAGTCACGGCCCGAATAATGATGGGTGCGACCCGGAATATTCTCAGAATGTGCTCATCAAAAATACCACCTTCAATACTGGAGATGATTGTATCGCCATAAAAGCGGGTCGGGATGCGGAAGGAAGAAGAGTGGGGATTATGACGGAAAATGTGATCGTAAGAGACTGCAAGATGATCGACGGGCACGGTGGCGTGGTCATTGGGAGCGAAATGTCTGCAGGAGTGAAAAATGTTTTTGTGTACAACTGTTTTATGGACAGTCCTTTACTGGATCGCGCCATCCGTTTAAAAACGAATACGAGAAGAGGCGGAACGGTTGACGGATTTTACGTGAAAAACCTTACGGTGGGCCAGGTGAAAGAAGCTGTTCTGCATATTACCATGAACTATGCAATTTATGGCGATCAAAAAGGAAACAACATCCCAACCATCAAAAATATCTTTCTGGAAGACGTTAAAGTTAAAAATGGTGGCAAATACGCCATTTTCGCGGAAGGACTGGACCAGTCTAAAATACAGAATATTACTTTTAAAAATGTGACGATCGATAAGGTTGCAGAAAACTTCAAACTTAAAAATGTGGAGAATCTAAAACTCATCAATACCACCATTAATAACCAAAAAATCGAAAAGCCATAA
- a CDS encoding LacI family DNA-binding transcriptional regulator, producing the protein MVKKITIYDIAKVLNVTAATVSRALNGNKNISEATKKLVLETAKKMNYEPNKLALALKSGKSNNIGVIVPRINTNFFSSVIRGIEDELNPSGYHIIICQSHNDETKEINNIESLINSQVDAIFLSTSSKQSEQFEKILKKNIPLIFFDRKKTMDGVSSVTIDDFSGGYMATKHLIEQGCRKIAHLASGDFAIEIFRDRHAGYQQALADHGIDYREDLVMRTNSKIEEGKLAIEQLFSLADKPDAIFSSSDFVALGAIQELKARKIKIPQEVAVIGFANEPFTDYEELSISSIDQFPEDMGKMTAKVFLEQVNSPDMVKIEKKVVMEPKLVIRKSSKK; encoded by the coding sequence ATGGTCAAAAAAATAACGATATACGATATCGCTAAAGTATTGAATGTGACTGCGGCAACGGTTTCCAGAGCATTAAACGGAAACAAGAACATCAGCGAAGCCACCAAAAAGCTCGTCCTGGAAACCGCAAAAAAAATGAATTACGAACCTAATAAACTGGCACTTGCTTTAAAAAGCGGTAAAAGCAACAATATCGGCGTCATTGTTCCCAGAATTAACACCAATTTTTTCAGTTCCGTTATTCGGGGAATAGAAGATGAACTCAATCCCAGTGGCTATCACATCATTATTTGCCAAAGTCATAATGATGAAACGAAAGAAATTAATAACATTGAGTCACTGATTAATTCTCAGGTGGATGCCATATTTTTATCAACTTCCAGCAAACAGAGCGAGCAGTTCGAAAAAATACTAAAAAAGAACATTCCTCTAATTTTCTTTGACCGAAAAAAAACCATGGATGGCGTGAGTTCCGTGACCATTGACGATTTTTCTGGCGGGTACATGGCGACAAAGCACCTCATAGAGCAAGGTTGCCGGAAGATTGCGCATTTAGCCTCGGGCGATTTTGCGATTGAAATATTTCGCGACAGGCACGCGGGCTACCAACAAGCCTTGGCAGACCATGGAATCGATTACAGAGAAGATTTGGTGATGAGAACTAACAGCAAAATTGAAGAAGGAAAACTTGCCATCGAGCAGCTTTTTTCTTTGGCAGACAAGCCCGACGCTATTTTTTCTTCAAGTGATTTTGTAGCGCTCGGTGCCATTCAGGAATTGAAAGCACGCAAAATCAAGATTCCGCAGGAGGTTGCTGTGATTGGTTTTGCCAACGAACCCTTCACGGATTACGAAGAACTTTCCATCAGCAGCATCGATCAGTTCCCGGAAGATATGGGCAAAATGACGGCGAAGGTATTTCTGGAGCAGGTGAACAGTCCTGATATGGTGAAAATAGAAAAGAAAGTGGTTATGGAACCAAAATTAGTCATTCGGAAATCATCCAAAAAATAA
- a CDS encoding T9SS type A sorting domain-containing protein: MKKYIFCLLLNLIFTYNYTQNYYLPTPQGYGANTTGGGNASAVTVTTFAELKSNLTAAGAKVILVSGTITIPSGQAISAVVTNKSLIGLPGATLINDNQTSGAGILYLKPGSNNVIIRNLIFKGPGAYDIDGKDNLTADGALNLWVDHCEFQDGQDGNFDIKGKSDNVSVSWCKFTYLKPPVAGGSGGSNDHRFSNLVGSSATDFPEDGKYSITFQNNYWGEGVKGRMPRARNAELHIISCFYNTSVAGATGIGLGGGANNSTCYVQNTNFKKVATVFSPAPGDGGTVAINYVNSLRSPSNLGTVLAPTYVTTPIPVEDVEGILTDATCGAGATLQVSASGLITPSICTGLGVKNAFGTAGRKLDCTPTANHELQIKIPAANFGNTTFQVFSPTGQLLLTKNKILKSTLSTLDVNQLQSGIYVLSGRNEQDSLQCKFYRN; encoded by the coding sequence ATGAAAAAATACATTTTCTGTCTGCTATTGAACCTTATTTTCACTTACAATTACACCCAGAACTATTACCTGCCAACGCCACAGGGCTACGGTGCAAATACGACGGGCGGCGGAAATGCAAGCGCTGTTACTGTTACCACGTTTGCGGAATTAAAATCAAATTTAACTGCGGCCGGTGCAAAAGTAATCCTGGTTTCCGGTACGATCACAATTCCATCGGGACAGGCGATCAGCGCGGTGGTGACGAACAAATCTCTTATTGGTTTGCCCGGTGCGACGCTTATTAACGACAATCAAACTTCCGGTGCCGGGATTCTCTATTTGAAACCGGGATCTAATAATGTGATCATCCGTAATTTGATATTCAAAGGTCCCGGCGCTTATGATATTGATGGAAAAGATAATTTAACGGCCGATGGCGCGCTTAATCTTTGGGTTGACCACTGCGAATTTCAGGATGGGCAGGATGGAAATTTCGATATTAAAGGAAAATCGGATAACGTGTCCGTCTCCTGGTGCAAATTCACGTATCTAAAGCCACCTGTCGCAGGCGGGTCGGGAGGGTCCAATGACCATCGGTTTTCTAATCTGGTCGGCAGCAGCGCCACCGATTTTCCGGAAGATGGAAAGTACAGCATCACGTTTCAAAATAATTATTGGGGCGAAGGCGTGAAAGGCAGAATGCCCAGAGCCAGAAATGCAGAACTTCATATAATAAGTTGTTTTTATAATACATCCGTTGCCGGAGCCACAGGAATTGGTTTGGGTGGCGGCGCCAATAATTCGACGTGCTACGTTCAAAATACGAACTTTAAAAAAGTGGCTACGGTTTTCAGCCCGGCTCCCGGGGACGGTGGTACAGTTGCCATCAATTATGTAAATTCCCTTAGAAGTCCATCTAATCTTGGGACCGTTTTGGCTCCAACTTATGTTACAACACCCATTCCGGTGGAAGACGTGGAGGGGATTCTGACAGATGCTACGTGTGGCGCCGGCGCTACTTTACAGGTTTCGGCTTCGGGACTTATTACACCGAGTATTTGTACCGGTTTGGGAGTTAAGAATGCTTTCGGTACTGCGGGTCGGAAATTAGATTGTACACCGACCGCAAACCACGAATTACAAATTAAGATTCCGGCCGCGAACTTCGGAAATACCACATTTCAGGTTTTTTCTCCCACCGGACAACTGCTTCTTACCAAAAACAAAATTCTTAAGTCCACTTTGTCGACACTCGATGTAAACCAATTACAGTCAGGAATTTATGTGCTTTCTGGCCGGAATGAGCAGGATTCGCTGCAGTGTAAGTTTTACCGGAACTGA
- a CDS encoding T9SS type A sorting domain-containing protein, with product MKKKLLSLVGALLISAFSTAQTTTWNFSDAIWPVSSGYAAPTVVNNLGFITGTTTTMGAIEANSATIDGISFTQRLKFNGGSYASGTTNFAMPTQRAMYFDVTGNSSIKIWYKNGGGGNRTLYVTNGTSVISSFLYTDSTVGQVASVNYTGGAGRIYIAADQAMNVYQITATNVGTTATLGASNVTKNTTQVYAVGNQVNIAKTAGNTQVEVYTMNGALVKTLNAKSDTSFQLSNKGVYIVNVKSDNGSVSTKVMIK from the coding sequence ATGAAAAAAAAATTACTTTCTTTGGTAGGAGCGCTTCTTATTTCAGCCTTCTCTACAGCACAAACTACAACCTGGAATTTTAGCGATGCTATCTGGCCGGTAAGCTCCGGTTATGCCGCACCAACAGTTGTCAATAACTTAGGGTTCATCACAGGAACAACTACAACTATGGGCGCGATCGAAGCAAACTCTGCCACGATAGACGGAATTTCTTTTACGCAGCGCTTAAAATTTAACGGTGGAAGTTATGCCTCAGGTACCACTAATTTTGCCATGCCTACACAGCGAGCCATGTATTTTGATGTGACCGGAAATTCAAGCATCAAAATTTGGTACAAAAACGGTGGTGGTGGTAACCGTACACTCTACGTCACGAACGGTACGTCCGTCATCAGCTCATTCCTTTACACAGATTCCACTGTAGGTCAGGTTGCTTCTGTAAACTACACCGGCGGTGCAGGGAGAATTTACATTGCTGCAGATCAGGCGATGAATGTTTATCAGATTACTGCTACAAATGTTGGAACTACCGCAACATTAGGCGCTTCCAACGTTACTAAAAATACCACGCAGGTATACGCGGTTGGAAATCAGGTAAATATTGCTAAAACAGCAGGTAATACTCAAGTTGAGGTTTACACCATGAATGGTGCTTTGGTAAAAACGCTGAATGCAAAATCTGACACAAGCTTTCAATTATCTAACAAAGGAGTTTACATTGTAAATGTGAAATCTGACAACGGTTCAGTTTCTACGAAAGTGATGATCAAATAA
- a CDS encoding TonB-dependent receptor, translating to MKNKSLLTPTLKLTVAVCALLSAPGFYAQQKANDTVTRQKNIEEVVMIGYGTAKKGDLTGSVSSLKGSDLVQVPVSNVAEALTGKIAGVKINTTEGSPDSEVSIRIRGGGSITQDSSPLIIVDGFPVNSMSDVSPSDIENLTILKDASSTAIYGSRGAYGVILITTKSGRSGKLQVSFNTYSGFKQKANSLDVLSPLDYLKWQYEYATLDGSLEKYTKYFGDYNQMGNFANATPIDWQKEIFGRTGTVLSNDISIRGGSEKTTYNINLARYDEKAIMLGSDLKRENLSVNLKSKPTDKLNLSVTFRHSNTVINGGGTNEQNEVSSADSRLKNAVLYTPFYVPGLTVEDADATEDDTLINPYTSVTDNDRTQERRNYNIQGSVGYKIIKNLQFKSDIGVDFYRYKDARFYGKGTYYVKNVPLADFQGKPAVVTFNREDRRFRNSNTLNYDFKALMGEDHSLKLLLGQEMIISQRNTVTNVVHGFPSDFTFEDALNISTVGKPQSVGNVTDPDDKLLSFFGRVNYDFKNRYLFTATMRADGSSKFSSGNKWGYFPSAAVAWKANEENFLKDVSWIDLLKVRLSYGQAGNNNIPAGQQIQTFTNLPSSWINNVSNYWATEKILFNSNLKWETTVTQNVGLDFDFFKGRVSGSVELYKNLTKDLLILFPLPGSGYDGQYQNIGENQNKGLEASVSVDVLRKEEASVNFSFNIGFNKNRINDLGPLVSQYFSSTWNPAIAAEFQLKVGEPIGQIFGYLNDGRYEVSDFDYNETSGVYTLKEGVTNASTIVGTVKPGTMKLKDITGDGKVDANDRTIIGDTSPKYTGGFNLNTTFKNFDFSAAFNFTVGNDIYNANKIENTTGTPSAPNGQYRNLTTEQMDGVRWTNIDPNTGATVTDPTALAALNANTTMWSPFMSRFVLSDYAIEDGSFLRLNNVTLGYSLPRSFTSQIGLSKIRVYATANNVFVLTKYSGLDPEVSTRRKTALTPGVDYSPYPKSRMYVLGLNVNF from the coding sequence ATGAAAAACAAAAGTTTACTAACGCCCACATTAAAGCTTACTGTTGCAGTATGTGCTTTACTGTCTGCACCTGGTTTCTATGCCCAACAAAAAGCTAACGATACAGTAACACGTCAGAAAAATATCGAAGAAGTAGTGATGATCGGCTACGGAACGGCCAAAAAAGGAGATCTTACCGGTTCGGTGTCGAGTTTGAAAGGCTCGGATCTTGTACAGGTACCCGTTTCTAACGTGGCAGAAGCATTAACCGGAAAAATTGCCGGTGTAAAAATTAATACCACCGAAGGATCACCCGATTCGGAAGTCAGTATCAGAATTCGGGGTGGCGGTTCCATCACCCAAGACAGTTCTCCTTTGATTATCGTTGATGGATTTCCGGTCAACAGCATGTCCGACGTTTCACCTTCGGATATTGAAAACTTAACCATTTTGAAAGATGCTTCTTCCACGGCAATATATGGTTCCAGAGGTGCGTATGGCGTAATATTAATCACCACAAAAAGCGGCAGATCCGGCAAATTGCAGGTGAGTTTTAATACATACAGCGGATTTAAACAGAAAGCAAATTCACTGGATGTACTTTCGCCGCTGGATTACTTAAAATGGCAGTACGAATATGCCACCCTCGACGGTTCTTTGGAAAAATATACCAAGTATTTCGGAGATTATAACCAGATGGGAAATTTTGCAAATGCAACCCCAATCGATTGGCAAAAAGAAATTTTCGGACGAACGGGAACGGTTTTAAGCAACGATATCTCCATCCGGGGCGGGAGCGAAAAAACAACCTACAATATTAATTTGGCGCGTTACGACGAAAAAGCAATTATGTTGGGTTCTGATTTGAAGCGGGAAAATCTGTCTGTTAATTTGAAAAGCAAACCCACGGATAAGTTGAACCTTTCGGTCACTTTCAGACATTCCAACACTGTTATTAACGGCGGCGGAACCAATGAGCAGAACGAAGTTTCGTCCGCCGATTCCCGACTGAAAAATGCCGTCCTTTACACGCCTTTCTATGTTCCTGGATTAACGGTAGAAGATGCGGATGCTACTGAAGACGATACTTTAATCAATCCGTATACTTCTGTTACAGATAATGACCGTACTCAGGAGAGAAGAAATTATAATATTCAGGGAAGCGTAGGATACAAGATCATTAAAAACTTGCAGTTCAAATCTGATATCGGCGTCGATTTTTACCGGTACAAAGATGCGCGTTTCTATGGCAAAGGAACCTATTATGTGAAGAATGTGCCGTTGGCAGATTTTCAGGGAAAGCCTGCTGTAGTGACTTTTAACAGGGAAGACCGCCGGTTTAGAAATTCAAACACTTTAAATTACGATTTCAAGGCATTAATGGGCGAGGATCACAGCCTGAAATTATTGTTGGGCCAGGAAATGATTATCAGCCAGCGAAATACCGTAACAAATGTTGTTCACGGATTTCCGTCGGATTTTACTTTCGAAGATGCCCTAAATATTTCTACGGTGGGCAAGCCACAATCTGTAGGGAATGTTACCGATCCGGATGATAAATTATTGTCATTTTTTGGGCGTGTAAACTATGATTTTAAAAACCGGTATTTATTTACTGCGACCATGAGAGCAGATGGATCCAGTAAATTTTCCAGCGGCAACAAGTGGGGATATTTTCCTTCTGCGGCCGTTGCATGGAAGGCCAATGAAGAAAACTTCTTAAAAGACGTGTCTTGGATAGATCTCTTAAAAGTTAGGTTGAGCTATGGTCAAGCGGGAAACAATAATATTCCTGCCGGACAACAGATTCAAACCTTTACCAATTTACCCAGTAGCTGGATTAATAATGTGAGCAACTACTGGGCTACGGAAAAGATTTTATTTAATTCAAACTTGAAGTGGGAAACTACAGTTACCCAAAATGTTGGTTTGGACTTCGACTTTTTTAAAGGCAGAGTAAGCGGTTCGGTAGAACTTTACAAAAACCTGACGAAAGATTTACTAATTCTCTTCCCCCTCCCAGGTTCAGGTTATGATGGCCAGTACCAAAATATTGGAGAAAACCAAAACAAAGGACTCGAAGCTTCTGTAAGTGTGGATGTCTTACGAAAAGAAGAAGCGAGTGTTAATTTCTCTTTCAATATTGGGTTTAATAAAAACCGTATTAATGATCTTGGGCCCTTGGTGTCGCAGTATTTCTCAAGTACCTGGAATCCTGCTATTGCTGCAGAGTTTCAGTTAAAAGTTGGCGAACCCATCGGGCAAATCTTTGGTTATTTAAACGATGGCCGCTATGAAGTATCTGATTTTGATTACAATGAAACCTCCGGCGTTTACACGCTGAAAGAAGGAGTAACCAACGCTTCTACCATTGTAGGCACAGTTAAACCGGGTACCATGAAACTGAAAGATATAACAGGAGACGGAAAAGTTGATGCCAATGACCGAACGATTATCGGCGACACCAGCCCGAAATATACAGGAGGTTTTAATTTGAACACGACGTTTAAAAACTTCGATTTCTCCGCTGCTTTCAACTTTACTGTTGGAAACGACATTTATAATGCAAATAAAATTGAAAATACCACCGGAACGCCTTCCGCTCCAAACGGACAGTACCGTAATTTAACAACGGAACAAATGGATGGTGTACGATGGACGAATATCGATCCAAATACCGGTGCAACCGTTACAGATCCTACAGCCCTGGCTGCTTTAAATGCGAACACCACCATGTGGTCTCCATTTATGTCGCGTTTTGTTTTAAGTGATTATGCCATCGAAGACGGCTCTTTTTTAAGACTTAATAATGTAACTTTAGGATACAGTTTGCCAAGATCTTTCACGTCCCAAATTGGACTTTCTAAAATTAGAGTGTATGCCACAGCGAATAATGTTTTTGTTTTAACCAAATATTCGGGCTTGGATCCGGAGGTTTCTACAAGAAGAAAAACCGCTTTAACACCGGGCGTCGATTATTCGCCTTATCCTAAAAGCAGAATGTATGTTTTGGGATTAAATGTTAATTTCTAA
- a CDS encoding RagB/SusD family nutrient uptake outer membrane protein, with the protein MKNYLIISGLALVSIFASCSDFADDFLTTDSASSLDEAKIFSTASLAEGAVNGIKIPFGDTESYRGRFLPWYGMNTDTDWYNASESTSSDKADLATYDAKPNNSEMNKVTNVWATGMYAGIERANICIRGLRAYGNPTPGSDLGYLLGEALTLRAVYYADLLKAWGDVPARFEPITPETVYLAKSRDLIYKQIIANLGEAATLVPWPNGNAATTSVERVNKAFVKGLRARLALAASGYQQYPDGVRRSNDPELAVSKMYPLALAETREIIASGTAKLETSFEGLWKKYNQENTSAGGESLWEIPFGAGRGRMLFTFAVTHTGVDQYQGNGANRGGQGGPLPTVFYDYDTKDLRRDVTCVPYKWGTPNSTVLTNNFPTAKQELSVLNRWFFGKYRYEWMSRRVTSTNDDGVNKMYMRYGEILLMAAETANELEGPAAAAVYLKMLRKRAFSAADQAQKVEAYVNALGSKTAMFNAIVEEQKFEFTGEMERKQALIRWNLLGSKMAQAKLDMTDLKNRTGAYADVPSTLYYKYAADNESLVIYGLNRGEFTNPGAGYTSFNWTALSDSKINSLYRNNPDAKQFWPIWQVFLDSSNGLLVNDYGY; encoded by the coding sequence ATGAAAAATTATTTAATAATATCAGGACTCGCACTTGTTTCTATTTTTGCATCTTGTTCAGATTTTGCTGATGATTTCCTGACAACGGATTCTGCCTCTTCTTTAGACGAAGCCAAAATCTTCTCTACGGCAAGTTTAGCTGAAGGTGCAGTAAATGGAATTAAAATTCCCTTCGGCGATACCGAGTCTTATCGCGGTCGGTTTTTGCCCTGGTACGGGATGAATACCGATACCGATTGGTACAACGCCTCGGAATCCACCTCCAGTGATAAAGCAGATTTGGCCACATACGACGCCAAACCCAATAACAGCGAAATGAATAAGGTAACCAATGTCTGGGCAACAGGAATGTACGCAGGTATTGAGAGAGCAAACATTTGTATTCGTGGTTTAAGGGCATATGGAAATCCCACGCCAGGATCCGATCTTGGCTATTTATTGGGCGAAGCTTTAACCTTGCGTGCGGTTTATTACGCAGATTTGCTGAAAGCCTGGGGCGATGTGCCCGCCAGGTTTGAGCCGATTACACCGGAAACTGTATATCTCGCAAAATCGAGAGACCTTATTTACAAACAGATAATTGCAAATCTTGGGGAAGCGGCAACTTTGGTTCCGTGGCCCAACGGAAATGCTGCCACCACCTCCGTCGAAAGAGTGAATAAAGCATTTGTAAAAGGTCTCCGCGCAAGGTTGGCCCTGGCAGCATCTGGCTACCAGCAATATCCGGACGGTGTGAGACGAAGTAACGATCCGGAATTAGCCGTTTCGAAAATGTATCCGCTTGCACTCGCCGAAACCCGCGAAATTATCGCAAGCGGGACAGCAAAACTTGAAACATCGTTCGAAGGCCTATGGAAAAAATACAATCAGGAAAATACTTCCGCGGGCGGCGAATCGCTTTGGGAAATACCGTTTGGCGCGGGTAGAGGCAGAATGCTCTTTACTTTTGCGGTTACACATACTGGTGTGGACCAGTATCAGGGGAATGGTGCAAACAGAGGTGGCCAGGGCGGCCCTTTGCCCACCGTTTTTTATGATTATGACACGAAGGATTTGCGAAGAGATGTTACGTGTGTGCCTTACAAATGGGGTACGCCCAACTCCACAGTATTGACGAATAATTTTCCGACCGCAAAACAGGAATTAAGCGTACTGAACCGCTGGTTTTTCGGAAAATACAGATATGAATGGATGAGCAGAAGAGTTACTTCTACCAATGACGATGGCGTAAATAAAATGTATATGCGCTACGGAGAAATCTTATTAATGGCGGCTGAAACGGCAAACGAGCTGGAAGGTCCTGCTGCAGCTGCAGTTTATTTGAAAATGCTTCGTAAAAGAGCCTTTTCTGCTGCAGATCAGGCGCAAAAAGTAGAGGCATACGTGAATGCTTTAGGCAGTAAAACGGCTATGTTTAATGCTATTGTTGAAGAACAGAAGTTTGAATTTACCGGTGAAATGGAAAGAAAACAGGCGCTCATCCGCTGGAATCTCCTCGGATCTAAAATGGCACAGGCAAAATTAGATATGACCGACTTGAAAAACCGCACGGGAGCTTACGCCGACGTTCCGTCAACGCTTTATTACAAGTATGCCGCTGATAACGAATCTCTTGTTATCTATGGTTTAAACAGAGGCGAATTTACAAATCCGGGAGCAGGCTACACTTCGTTTAACTGGACCGCTTTGTCAGATTCTAAAATTAATTCCCTTTACAGAAATAATCCGGATGCGAAACAGTTTTGGCCCATCTGGCAGGTCTTTTTAGACTCCAGTAATGGTCTGTTGGTCAATGATTATGGCTACTAG